One window from the genome of Chloroflexota bacterium encodes:
- a CDS encoding Gfo/Idh/MocA family oxidoreductase: protein MDVLILGLSSIVQRRVRAALQAVPAVQRVDLATRRAKTGVASDWTEGTVFDDFRPALDRSTASLVYVSLVNSEHERWAEAAIASGRHVVVDKPAFLGLRTAERMLDLAAKKRVCLAEAIVYGYHPQMQRVHRIFAEAGCAPSRITATFSFPPLDESNFRYRRALGGGALWDVGPYAASIGRLIFRDAPTAVDCRILTRGGIDKVDTAFAVLATFSGGRSMVGLFGFNTVYRNRVDVLGEHVGVEIDRVFTTPPDSASPLRVTRPHGTSREDGLVGDSFQAFFAHVCERIDRGSWNDLTGALAADARALQQLRDSSGAD from the coding sequence ATGGACGTCTTGATTCTCGGCCTCTCCAGCATCGTGCAGCGTAGGGTGCGGGCCGCGTTGCAGGCGGTGCCCGCAGTGCAGCGAGTCGACCTGGCCACGCGTCGCGCGAAGACTGGCGTTGCCAGCGATTGGACGGAGGGCACGGTATTCGATGATTTCCGCCCTGCCCTCGACCGCAGCACGGCTTCGCTCGTGTACGTCTCGCTGGTGAACTCAGAACACGAGCGGTGGGCTGAGGCGGCCATCGCTTCTGGGCGGCACGTGGTTGTGGACAAACCCGCCTTTCTCGGGCTCCGCACCGCGGAGCGTATGCTCGATCTTGCCGCGAAGAAGCGCGTGTGCCTGGCGGAGGCCATCGTGTACGGCTACCACCCCCAGATGCAACGCGTCCATCGCATCTTCGCAGAGGCCGGATGCGCCCCATCTCGCATCACTGCCACGTTCTCGTTCCCGCCCCTTGACGAGTCGAATTTTCGCTACCGGCGCGCGTTGGGCGGCGGGGCACTGTGGGATGTCGGCCCGTACGCGGCATCCATCGGGCGTCTGATCTTCCGGGACGCGCCGACCGCCGTCGACTGTCGTATCCTCACGCGGGGCGGGATCGACAAGGTGGACACGGCATTCGCCGTCCTCGCAACATTCTCCGGGGGACGGAGCATGGTGGGGCTGTTCGGCTTCAACACCGTCTACCGCAATCGGGTCGACGTGTTGGGAGAGCATGTTGGCGTCGAGATCGACCGCGTCTTCACGACCCCTCCCGACTCCGCGAGCCCCCTCCGCGTGACGCGGCCCCATGGGACGTCCAGGGAAGACGGCCTGGTCGGAGATTCCTTCCAGGCCTTCTTCGCCCACGTATGCGAG